A single window of Hymenobacter sp. APR13 DNA harbors:
- the lon gene encoding endopeptidase La — translation MPSIPAAFSSPFLLMTDDSSDIVSIVATDPDQPLNAQESPETLPLLPVRNTVLFPGVVLPVTVTRKKSIRLVRKAYRGNKIIGVVAQKNNQHDDPTLADLYQVGTMAKILKLLVLPDGNTTIIIQGQSRFQIEEELQSTPYLTARVSYAPEIFPDKASKEVKALVASLKDAAAKMLKLNPEIPQEAQVALDNIESPSFLTHFLSSNINVEVGQKQKLLEINDGVERGTMLLELMLKEIQHLEIKHEIHTKVHTDIDQQQRDYFLRQQIKVLQDELGGGDSPDQEIDKFRQRAKLKQWPESVARHFAKELDKLGRVNPQAAEYPLSVNYVEFLLDLPWAEQTKDNFNLKRTKKILDADHYGMEKVKERIIEYLAVLKLKQDLKAPILCLYGPPGVGKTSLGRSIAKALGRKYVRMSLGGVRDEAEIRGHRKTYVGAMPGRIIAQIKKAGASNPVIVLDEIDKLASDFRGDPSSALLEVLDPEQNSTFTDNYLEVEYDLSRVLFIATANSLETIQPALRDRMEIIDLTGYTLEEKTQIAKKHLWPKLLTDHGLSTKDVAITTPALSRVIDDYTRESGVRSLERKLGAVVRNIAKSKAMKEEFPAALEPKDIVRILGAATFDRDLYQDNETAGVVTGLAWTSVGGDILFIESLLSRGRGKLTLSGQLGDVMKESAITALSYLRSRADELGIDYRLFDQYDLHIHFPEGAVPKDGPSAGIAIFTSIASVFTQRKIRSHLAMTGEITLRGKVLPVGGIKEKMLAAKRAGIRDIILCQKNRKDIEEIPAEYVKDLTIHYADRVDDVLRVALLDELVAHPMPLVVRDEAPIAPSPSVEVQ, via the coding sequence ATGCCTTCAATTCCAGCTGCCTTTTCTTCGCCTTTCCTGCTGATGACCGACGACTCTTCCGATATCGTATCCATTGTAGCCACCGACCCCGACCAGCCGCTCAACGCTCAGGAGTCGCCCGAAACGCTGCCGCTGCTGCCGGTGCGCAACACGGTGCTGTTTCCGGGGGTGGTGCTGCCCGTCACGGTCACGCGCAAGAAGAGCATCCGGCTGGTGCGCAAGGCCTACCGCGGCAACAAGATTATCGGGGTGGTGGCGCAGAAAAACAACCAGCACGACGACCCCACGCTGGCCGACCTTTACCAGGTGGGCACCATGGCCAAGATTCTGAAGCTGCTGGTGCTGCCCGACGGCAATACCACCATCATCATCCAGGGCCAGTCGCGCTTCCAGATTGAGGAGGAGCTGCAAAGCACGCCCTACCTCACTGCCCGCGTCAGCTACGCCCCGGAGATTTTCCCCGACAAGGCTTCCAAGGAAGTGAAGGCGCTGGTGGCGTCGCTGAAAGACGCGGCCGCCAAGATGCTCAAGCTCAACCCCGAGATTCCGCAGGAAGCCCAGGTGGCCCTCGACAACATCGAGTCGCCGTCGTTTCTGACGCACTTTCTCTCGTCCAACATCAATGTGGAAGTGGGGCAGAAGCAGAAGCTGCTCGAAATCAACGACGGCGTTGAGCGCGGCACCATGCTGCTGGAGCTGATGCTGAAGGAAATTCAGCACCTCGAAATCAAGCACGAAATCCATACCAAGGTCCACACCGACATCGACCAGCAGCAGCGCGACTACTTTCTGCGCCAGCAGATCAAGGTGTTGCAGGACGAGCTGGGTGGCGGCGACAGCCCGGATCAGGAAATCGACAAGTTCCGGCAGCGGGCCAAGCTCAAGCAGTGGCCGGAATCAGTGGCCAGGCATTTCGCCAAGGAACTCGACAAGCTGGGCCGCGTGAACCCGCAGGCCGCCGAGTATCCGTTGAGCGTGAACTACGTGGAGTTTCTGCTGGATCTGCCCTGGGCCGAGCAGACCAAGGACAACTTCAACCTGAAGCGCACCAAGAAAATCCTCGATGCCGACCACTACGGCATGGAAAAGGTGAAGGAGCGCATCATCGAGTACCTGGCCGTGCTTAAGCTGAAGCAAGACCTGAAGGCGCCGATTTTGTGCCTTTACGGCCCTCCCGGCGTGGGCAAAACCAGCCTCGGCCGCTCCATTGCCAAGGCGCTGGGCCGTAAATACGTGCGCATGAGCCTCGGCGGCGTCCGTGACGAAGCCGAAATCCGGGGACACCGCAAAACCTACGTGGGCGCCATGCCCGGCCGCATCATCGCCCAGATCAAGAAAGCCGGCGCCTCCAACCCCGTCATCGTGCTCGACGAAATCGACAAGCTGGCCTCCGACTTCCGCGGCGACCCCAGCTCGGCGTTGCTCGAAGTGCTGGACCCCGAGCAGAACTCCACCTTCACCGACAACTACCTGGAGGTGGAGTACGACCTGAGCCGGGTGCTGTTCATTGCCACGGCCAACTCGCTGGAAACCATCCAGCCCGCCCTGCGCGACCGGATGGAAATCATCGACCTGACCGGCTACACGCTGGAAGAGAAAACCCAGATTGCCAAAAAACACCTCTGGCCCAAGCTCCTCACCGACCACGGCCTGAGCACCAAAGACGTGGCCATCACCACGCCTGCCCTGTCGCGTGTGATAGACGACTACACCCGCGAGAGCGGCGTGCGCAGCCTGGAGCGCAAGCTGGGGGCCGTGGTGCGCAACATTGCCAAGAGCAAGGCCATGAAGGAGGAATTCCCGGCGGCGCTGGAGCCCAAGGACATTGTCCGCATCCTCGGCGCGGCCACCTTCGACCGGGACCTGTACCAGGACAACGAAACTGCCGGCGTGGTAACCGGCCTGGCTTGGACCAGCGTGGGCGGCGACATTCTGTTCATTGAAAGCCTGCTGAGCCGCGGGCGGGGCAAGCTCACGCTCTCGGGCCAGCTCGGCGACGTGATGAAGGAGTCGGCCATTACGGCGCTCAGCTACCTGCGCAGCCGCGCCGACGAGCTGGGCATCGACTACCGCCTCTTCGACCAATACGACCTGCACATTCACTTCCCCGAAGGGGCCGTGCCCAAGGACGGCCCCAGCGCCGGCATTGCCATCTTCACCAGCATTGCCTCGGTGTTCACGCAGCGCAAAATCCGCAGCCACCTCGCCATGACCGGCGAAATCACGCTGCGGGGCAAGGTGCTGCCGGTAGGGGGCATCAAGGAGAAGATGCTGGCCGCCAAGCGCGCCGGTATCCGCGACATTATCCTGTGCCAGAAAAACCGCAAGGACATCGAGGAAATCCCCGCCGAGTACGTCAAGGACCTCACCATCCACTACGCCGACCGGGTCGACGACGTGCTGCGAGTGGCGCTGCTCGATGAGCTGGTGGCGCACCCCATGCCACTCGTCGTGCGCGATGAAGCGCCGATAGCCCCGTCGCCCAGCGTGGAGGTGCAGTAG
- the porQ gene encoding type IX secretion system protein PorQ has product MPLSVALGLGVSPAMAQIGGQQAFSFLNLPPGAKTAALGGVNVSVRDADPTMLLSNPALLNAEMDGRLALSFVDYVADIKQSTLAYAFKPKEADAGRRWGATLSYLNYGELVMRDPANNVLGTFSVNEYAAGLTYAYVQGPFTLAGTGKLAVSGIGGNHSVGLLADVGAVFKHPEKDFTVGLAVKNAGYQLRPYAGAGREPMPLDVQLGASIKPEHMPLRFSITAHNLQRLDIVYLDPNQRGQLDENGEEVKRKKTLGDQIARHFAVGGELLLGKNLNVRLGYNHLQRRELRLDNAAGGAGISFGVMLRISQFQLDYTRAGLHASGAANYFTVARNLNSLFVKTQ; this is encoded by the coding sequence GTGCCCTTATCCGTTGCCCTGGGGTTGGGCGTTTCGCCTGCCATGGCCCAGATTGGGGGGCAGCAGGCCTTCTCGTTTCTGAACCTGCCGCCGGGCGCCAAAACGGCCGCCCTGGGCGGCGTCAACGTATCCGTGCGCGACGCCGACCCCACCATGCTGCTCAGCAACCCCGCGCTGCTGAACGCCGAAATGGATGGGCGCCTAGCCCTGTCGTTTGTCGATTATGTGGCCGACATCAAGCAAAGCACCCTGGCCTACGCCTTCAAGCCCAAGGAAGCGGATGCCGGGCGGCGGTGGGGCGCGACCCTGAGCTACCTTAACTACGGCGAGCTGGTCATGCGCGACCCGGCCAACAACGTATTGGGAACATTTTCGGTGAACGAGTATGCGGCCGGCCTCACGTATGCCTACGTGCAGGGCCCGTTCACGCTGGCCGGCACTGGTAAGCTGGCCGTATCGGGCATCGGCGGCAACCACTCGGTGGGGCTGCTAGCCGATGTGGGCGCCGTCTTCAAGCACCCCGAGAAGGACTTTACGGTGGGCCTGGCCGTGAAAAACGCCGGCTACCAGCTCAGGCCCTACGCTGGCGCCGGCCGCGAGCCAATGCCGCTGGACGTGCAGCTGGGGGCCTCCATCAAGCCCGAGCACATGCCGCTGCGCTTTTCCATCACGGCCCACAACCTGCAGCGCCTCGATATCGTGTACCTCGACCCCAATCAGCGCGGCCAGCTCGACGAAAACGGCGAGGAAGTCAAGCGCAAGAAAACCCTCGGCGACCAGATAGCGCGGCATTTCGCCGTGGGGGGCGAGCTGCTGCTGGGCAAAAACCTGAACGTGCGCCTGGGTTACAACCACCTGCAGCGCCGTGAGCTGCGGCTCGACAACGCGGCCGGGGGCGCCGGTATTTCCTTTGGCGTGATGCTGCGCATCAGCCAGTTTCAGCTCGACTACACCCGCGCCGGCCTGCACGCCAGCGGCGCAGCCAACTACTTCACCGTCGCCCGCAACCTGAACTCGCTGTTCGTTAAAACCCAATAG
- the hslU gene encoding ATP-dependent protease ATPase subunit HslU — MLDFQTFLTPSQIVAELDKYIIGQHEAKRHVAIALRNRWRRLHAPLDMQREIVPNNILMIGSTGVGKTEIARRLAAIADAPFTKVEASKFTEVGYVGRDVESMVRDLVEQSVNQVKQRRKEEVKVQAAQAVEDLILDALIPSVSGGSSKSSVGFSGSHDGSAMPESDYELNERTRDKFREKIRSGELDDRKIDIKVQQGGAPGIGVLGAAPGMDEASMAGLQDMLGSMMPKKTRKRKVTIAEARKILLDEEAAKLIDMDEVKDEAIRNAENAGIIFIDEIDKVASRSGKGGSGPDVSREGVQRDLLPIVEGSAVSTKYGIINTDHILFIAAGAFHVAKPSDLIPELQGRFPIRVELQSLTKDDFFRILKDPKNALTKQYEALLQAEDVVLTFEDEALEQLAEIAFNVNAEVENIGARRLHTVMSRLLNDILFDVPDRIGPNARILITRDLVNERLQNMVGNRDLSQYIL; from the coding sequence ATGCTCGATTTCCAGACTTTTCTTACCCCTTCGCAGATAGTTGCCGAGCTGGATAAGTACATCATTGGCCAGCACGAGGCCAAGCGGCACGTGGCCATTGCGCTGCGCAACCGCTGGCGCCGCCTGCATGCCCCGCTGGACATGCAGCGCGAAATCGTGCCCAACAACATCCTCATGATTGGCTCGACGGGCGTCGGCAAAACCGAAATCGCCCGCCGCCTGGCCGCCATTGCCGATGCCCCCTTCACCAAAGTGGAAGCCAGCAAGTTCACGGAAGTCGGCTATGTGGGCCGCGACGTGGAAAGCATGGTGCGCGACCTGGTGGAGCAGTCGGTGAACCAGGTGAAGCAGCGCCGCAAGGAAGAAGTGAAAGTGCAGGCTGCCCAGGCCGTGGAAGACCTGATTCTGGACGCCCTGATTCCGTCCGTGAGCGGCGGCAGCAGCAAGTCGTCGGTCGGCTTCAGCGGTAGCCACGATGGCAGCGCCATGCCCGAGTCGGACTACGAGCTGAACGAGCGCACCCGCGACAAGTTCCGCGAGAAAATCCGCAGCGGCGAGCTGGACGACCGTAAAATCGACATCAAGGTGCAGCAGGGCGGCGCCCCCGGCATCGGCGTGCTGGGCGCCGCGCCCGGCATGGACGAGGCCTCGATGGCCGGTCTGCAGGACATGCTGGGCTCGATGATGCCCAAGAAAACCCGCAAGCGCAAAGTCACCATTGCCGAGGCTCGCAAAATTCTGCTCGACGAGGAAGCCGCCAAGCTCATTGATATGGATGAGGTGAAGGACGAAGCCATCCGCAACGCCGAAAACGCCGGCATCATCTTCATCGACGAAATCGACAAAGTAGCCAGCCGCAGCGGTAAAGGCGGCAGCGGCCCCGACGTCAGCCGAGAAGGCGTGCAGCGCGACCTGCTGCCCATCGTGGAGGGCTCGGCCGTGAGCACCAAGTACGGCATCATCAACACCGACCACATCCTGTTCATTGCTGCCGGCGCCTTCCACGTCGCCAAACCCTCCGACCTGATTCCGGAGCTGCAGGGCCGCTTCCCCATCCGCGTGGAGCTGCAGAGCCTCACGAAAGACGACTTCTTCCGGATTCTGAAGGACCCCAAAAACGCTCTCACCAAGCAGTACGAAGCCCTGCTGCAGGCCGAGGACGTAGTGCTGACCTTCGAGGACGAGGCGCTGGAGCAACTCGCCGAAATTGCCTTCAATGTCAACGCCGAGGTGGAAAATATTGGAGCGCGCCGCCTGCATACGGTCATGAGCCGCCTGCTCAACGACATCCTGTTCGACGTACCGGACCGCATCGGCCCCAACGCCCGCATCCTCATCACCCGCGACCTGGTAAATGAGCGCCTGCAGAACATGGTCGGCAACCGCGACCTGAGCCAGTATATTCTCTAA
- a CDS encoding SDR family NAD(P)-dependent oxidoreductase, whose amino-acid sequence MHYYIITGASRGLGKALAEQLLLQPDTIVVGVSRHATIQHERYRHQPLDLSDMLAVQNNLFKVFPACPDAASITLINNAGVLGEVKYMGELPNEHFEFVFDVNVIAPAMLMNTFLATYQQHTGIPRTILNISSGAAQRPVDGWGAYCASKAALDALSAVAQKEQDLRGSGIRIRSLAPGVLDTAMQEHIRSADREQFSEAERFVGLKQDGALVSPAEAARQIVRWLQQPAQPQEPVVLRLADLSE is encoded by the coding sequence ATGCATTACTACATCATCACTGGCGCCAGCCGCGGCTTAGGCAAGGCGCTTGCCGAACAACTGCTGTTGCAACCCGATACCATAGTCGTGGGGGTGTCACGACATGCTACTATCCAGCACGAGCGGTACCGCCACCAGCCCTTGGACTTGTCTGACATGCTGGCTGTGCAGAACAACCTGTTCAAGGTATTTCCTGCCTGCCCCGATGCTGCCAGCATCACGCTCATCAACAATGCGGGTGTGCTGGGCGAGGTGAAGTACATGGGCGAACTGCCGAATGAGCACTTTGAGTTTGTGTTCGATGTCAACGTCATTGCCCCGGCTATGCTGATGAATACGTTTTTGGCTACCTACCAACAGCACACTGGTATTCCCCGAACTATCCTTAACATTAGCAGCGGTGCCGCTCAGCGCCCTGTAGATGGGTGGGGAGCCTACTGTGCCTCCAAAGCCGCCCTCGATGCGTTGTCAGCGGTGGCTCAAAAAGAACAAGACCTGCGTGGCTCCGGCATCCGCATCCGCAGCCTCGCCCCCGGCGTGCTGGACACCGCTATGCAGGAGCACATCCGCTCCGCTGACCGCGAGCAGTTCAGCGAAGCAGAGCGGTTTGTTGGTCTAAAGCAGGACGGCGCGTTGGTATCGCCCGCCGAAGCAGCTCGCCAGATCGTCCGGTGGCTGCAGCAGCCCGCCCAACCCCAGGAGCCGGTAGTGCTACGCTTGGCAGATTTGTCCGAATAG
- a CDS encoding RagB/SusD family nutrient uptake outer membrane protein, with amino-acid sequence MNIRSKFSTLAVLGLLSLGTSSCSDFLNPEPRNSVDRSQVFTDLEGARAALNGTYGNLLSANNTGLRVPIFADMLADNLAHIGTFPSFAQLKNRAVLPDNAEVTNMWSSLYSTINRANNVIAYTPAVTGTTDAVKNQIIGEALFVRALAYFYLVNYWGDVPLVITPTTTPDNTLFVSRNPKAAVYDQMVADLTEAEAALPTTGGPARASRLAATALKARIALYRQQYSEASRLADLVLAGGYTLNPSYRAAVASENPTESIFEVQFDAQNQSSYAFFMLPTTNGGRNEMSPTGPGSTLTTAYETGDQRRDATISNGSFQLNGRAIAVGNQVKYTDPGTGTDNFKAIRLAEIILISAEAKARLNDAPGAITALNRIRTRAGLPVAAGLTQTQVLDLIERERRVELALEGHRWFDLIRTGRAQAVLNITDVNRLLLPIPFRETLNNPNMVQNPGYN; translated from the coding sequence ATGAATATTCGTTCTAAATTTTCTACGCTGGCAGTTCTGGGGCTGCTGAGTCTGGGCACCAGCAGCTGCTCCGACTTCCTGAACCCAGAGCCGCGTAACTCTGTGGACCGCTCACAGGTATTTACGGACCTAGAAGGCGCCCGCGCTGCCCTGAACGGCACCTACGGCAACCTGCTAAGCGCCAACAATACGGGCCTGCGCGTTCCCATCTTTGCCGACATGCTGGCCGACAACCTGGCGCACATCGGCACGTTCCCGTCGTTTGCCCAGCTGAAAAACCGGGCCGTTTTGCCGGACAATGCGGAGGTGACCAACATGTGGTCGTCGCTGTATAGCACCATTAACCGCGCCAACAACGTCATTGCCTACACGCCGGCCGTTACGGGCACCACAGATGCTGTAAAAAATCAGATTATCGGAGAGGCGCTGTTCGTTCGTGCGTTGGCTTACTTCTACCTGGTCAACTACTGGGGTGATGTGCCATTGGTAATTACGCCCACTACTACCCCGGACAATACACTGTTCGTGTCGCGCAACCCAAAGGCAGCCGTGTATGACCAGATGGTGGCTGACCTGACTGAAGCCGAAGCAGCACTGCCCACCACGGGCGGCCCTGCTCGCGCCTCACGTCTGGCTGCCACGGCGCTGAAGGCGCGCATTGCACTGTACCGCCAGCAATACTCCGAGGCTTCGCGCCTGGCTGACCTGGTGCTGGCTGGTGGGTACACCCTCAACCCCAGCTACCGTGCCGCGGTGGCCAGCGAAAACCCAACGGAGTCCATCTTCGAAGTGCAGTTTGACGCCCAGAACCAGAGCTCGTATGCCTTCTTCATGCTGCCTACCACTAATGGTGGCCGCAACGAGATGAGCCCTACCGGCCCTGGCTCAACGCTCACTACTGCCTACGAAACCGGCGACCAGCGTCGTGACGCTACCATCTCCAACGGTTCGTTTCAGCTCAACGGCCGCGCCATTGCTGTTGGCAACCAGGTGAAATACACCGACCCAGGCACGGGCACCGACAACTTCAAGGCTATCCGCCTAGCTGAGATTATCCTGATCAGCGCCGAGGCTAAGGCTCGTTTGAACGACGCACCCGGCGCCATTACGGCCCTGAACCGTATTCGTACACGAGCTGGTCTGCCCGTAGCGGCTGGCCTCACCCAGACCCAGGTACTGGATCTGATTGAGCGCGAACGTCGCGTGGAGCTGGCTCTGGAAGGCCACCGTTGGTTTGACCTGATTCGCACGGGCCGGGCCCAGGCGGTTCTCAACATCACCGACGTAAACCGTCTGCTGTTGCCGATTCCGTTCCGCGAGACCCTGAACAACCCCAACATGGTTCAGAACCCGGGCTACAACTAA
- a CDS encoding SusC/RagA family TonB-linked outer membrane protein yields the protein MQKTLLVSTLLMASAFQEVAAQNRSISGRVTDRQTGEGLPGVTVLLKGTTNGVSTNSDGTFSLSNVPATGGTLVVSSVGFVSLERAIGNDNTINIGLATDTKALSEVVVVGYGEQSKTLVTGSVSQVQAKEFASQPVASVEQVLQGRASGVQVTSNSGTPGGGISVRIRGNNSISASSDPLYVVDGVPVNSGNYSNVGVGNQQLNALSDINPNDIASIEVLKDASAAAIYGSRGANGVVLVTTKRGQSGKTKITLDAYAGVQQTWNRLDVLDGQQAQDLINEARTNVGLAPRYVTTNPNPASQQLFTGASTNWQDEIFRDARVQNYTLTASGGDPKTRFLISGTYFDQEGIVLGSNYTRGSGRFNLDHQVTDKFKVGLSLTGSRSLSNRINNDNNIYGVLSTAILLGSQFPVRNADGTFGRDPFNSVENPVAAATLPTFLARNNRAIGSLYGDYQLAKGLRLRSSIGGDYLNLKEDVFIPSTALQAVGSNGSGNANSRYDVGWINENTLSYDKQFGDHSLTFLLGQSAQRSVQQGIITSVSGFATNKITQLSAGSVKTDASSDETLWTLLSFFGRVNYNYQGKYIFSGSLRRDGSSRFGVDNKYGYFPAASVGWRVSEEAFLKDNSVISELKLRGGYGVVGNFEIGNFDSRNLFGVGAGNLANYNAVAGFAPTQLGVSDLGWEQTTEFNVGADLGLIENRVLLSVNAFRRKSNDLLLNRQLPLTSGFGTVRQNIGDMENKGLEFDLTTQNVKNDGFSWTTNLNVSVIRNEVTRLVNNAAFLAGFASRVEVGQPLGSFYGYVVDRIYQSADEINADISEARRLTGNPTALYQGNSAATTPRPGDIRFRDLNGDGVISALDQQIIGSAQPKFFGGITNTLNFKGVDLSFFFQFTKGNDIYNNTRAFAEGMNAQFGQLATTLDRWTPNNPSTTMPRAASGDPNNNRRTSTRFLEDGSYLRLKTATLGYNLPATWLAPVRLQSARIYVAGQNLLTFTKYQGLDPEINTFTGTNSNIAQGTDFLTFPQARVYQVGINIGL from the coding sequence ATGCAAAAAACCTTACTCGTGAGCACTCTGCTCATGGCCTCCGCTTTCCAGGAGGTAGCGGCTCAAAACCGGAGTATTTCCGGCCGGGTAACCGACCGCCAGACCGGTGAAGGTCTGCCAGGCGTGACCGTACTGCTGAAAGGCACAACCAATGGTGTGTCTACTAATTCAGACGGCACCTTCTCGCTGAGCAATGTACCAGCAACAGGCGGTACACTGGTTGTCAGCTCTGTTGGCTTTGTTAGCCTTGAACGCGCAATCGGCAACGATAACACCATCAATATTGGACTTGCAACCGACACCAAAGCGCTGAGCGAGGTGGTGGTAGTAGGCTACGGCGAACAGTCGAAAACCCTGGTAACCGGGTCGGTATCGCAGGTGCAGGCCAAAGAATTTGCCAGCCAGCCCGTTGCCAGCGTAGAGCAGGTACTGCAGGGCCGCGCTTCCGGCGTGCAAGTAACGTCCAACTCCGGGACGCCCGGCGGCGGCATCAGCGTGCGGATCCGCGGCAACAACTCCATTTCGGCTAGCAGCGACCCGCTGTACGTGGTGGATGGGGTGCCCGTGAACAGCGGCAACTACTCCAACGTGGGCGTAGGTAACCAGCAGCTCAACGCGCTGTCGGACATCAACCCCAACGACATTGCGTCTATTGAGGTGCTGAAGGATGCTTCGGCGGCAGCCATCTACGGCTCGCGGGGTGCCAACGGCGTAGTGCTCGTGACCACCAAGCGCGGCCAGAGCGGCAAAACCAAAATCACGCTCGATGCTTATGCCGGCGTACAGCAAACCTGGAACCGCCTGGACGTGCTCGACGGCCAGCAGGCCCAGGACCTGATCAACGAAGCCCGCACTAACGTAGGCCTGGCTCCCCGTTATGTAACGACTAACCCAAACCCTGCCTCGCAACAGCTCTTCACGGGCGCCAGCACCAACTGGCAGGACGAGATTTTCCGCGACGCCCGCGTGCAGAACTACACGCTCACGGCTTCGGGCGGCGACCCCAAAACGCGCTTCCTGATTTCGGGTACCTACTTCGACCAGGAAGGTATCGTGCTTGGCTCGAACTACACCCGGGGCAGCGGTCGTTTCAACCTCGACCACCAGGTTACGGACAAGTTTAAGGTGGGCTTGAGCCTGACTGGCAGCCGCTCGCTGAGCAACCGTATCAACAACGACAACAACATCTACGGGGTACTGAGCACGGCCATTCTGCTGGGCTCGCAGTTTCCGGTACGCAACGCCGACGGTACGTTCGGCCGCGACCCGTTCAACTCGGTGGAAAACCCGGTGGCAGCAGCTACGCTGCCTACCTTCCTAGCCCGCAACAACCGCGCTATCGGCTCGCTCTACGGCGATTACCAGTTGGCAAAAGGCCTGCGTCTGCGCTCCTCCATCGGGGGTGACTACCTGAACCTGAAGGAAGATGTGTTCATCCCGAGCACAGCCCTGCAGGCTGTAGGCAGCAACGGCAGCGGTAATGCAAACAGCCGCTACGACGTAGGCTGGATCAACGAAAACACTCTGAGCTACGACAAGCAGTTCGGTGACCACTCGCTGACCTTCCTGCTGGGTCAGAGCGCGCAGCGCTCGGTGCAGCAAGGTATTATCACCTCGGTTTCGGGCTTCGCTACCAACAAAATCACCCAACTCTCGGCTGGCTCGGTGAAAACGGATGCTTCGTCCGACGAAACGCTCTGGACGCTGCTCTCGTTCTTCGGCCGCGTTAACTACAACTACCAGGGCAAGTATATCTTCTCGGGCTCTCTACGCCGCGACGGTTCGTCGCGCTTCGGTGTCGACAACAAATACGGCTACTTCCCAGCCGCCTCGGTGGGCTGGCGCGTGTCGGAGGAAGCTTTCCTGAAAGACAATAGTGTCATTAGCGAGTTGAAGCTGCGCGGTGGCTACGGCGTAGTCGGCAACTTTGAAATCGGCAACTTCGATTCACGCAACCTGTTTGGCGTGGGCGCCGGCAACTTGGCCAACTACAACGCTGTGGCCGGCTTCGCTCCTACGCAACTGGGGGTTTCGGATCTGGGCTGGGAACAGACCACGGAATTCAACGTGGGTGCTGACCTGGGCCTGATAGAAAACCGGGTACTGCTCTCGGTGAATGCCTTCCGGCGCAAATCCAACGACCTGCTGCTGAACCGTCAGCTGCCGCTCACCTCGGGCTTCGGCACCGTACGCCAGAACATCGGCGACATGGAAAACAAGGGTCTGGAGTTTGACCTGACCACGCAGAACGTCAAAAACGACGGCTTCAGCTGGACGACCAACTTAAACGTCTCGGTTATCCGCAACGAAGTAACCCGTCTGGTAAACAATGCCGCATTCCTGGCTGGCTTCGCCAGCCGGGTGGAAGTAGGCCAGCCCTTGGGTAGCTTCTACGGCTACGTGGTAGATCGGATTTACCAGAGCGCGGATGAAATCAACGCAGACATCTCGGAGGCACGCCGCCTGACCGGCAACCCAACGGCCCTCTATCAGGGTAACAGCGCTGCTACCACGCCCCGGCCTGGTGACATTCGCTTCCGGGATCTGAACGGCGACGGCGTTATCTCGGCGCTGGACCAGCAGATCATTGGTTCGGCCCAGCCGAAGTTTTTTGGCGGTATCACCAACACGCTGAACTTCAAAGGTGTTGACCTGAGCTTCTTCTTCCAGTTCACTAAAGGCAACGATATCTATAACAACACCCGCGCTTTTGCTGAAGGCATGAACGCGCAGTTTGGCCAGCTGGCTACTACGCTGGACCGCTGGACACCTAACAACCCCAGCACCACCATGCCGCGCGCGGCCTCCGGTGACCCAAACAACAACCGCCGCACTTCAACCCGCTTCCTGGAAGATGGCTCGTATCTGCGCCTGAAGACGGCTACGCTGGGCTACAACCTGCCCGCTACCTGGCTGGCTCCGGTGCGCCTGCAGTCGGCCCGCATCTACGTAGCCGGCCAGAACCTGCTCACGTTCACGAAGTATCAGGGGTTGGATCCGGAAATCAACACGTTCACGGGCACAAACTCCAACATTGCCCAGGGCACCGACTTCCTGACATTCCCTCAAGCCCGGGTATACCAGGTTGGCATCAACATCGGCCTGTAA